The Sinomicrobium kalidii genome contains a region encoding:
- a CDS encoding TlpA family protein disulfide reductase, which produces MRQKTGYIFICFFICLGSFAFGQVKVSEFIQASRLSEPGDDKLVFIDFWATWCKPCIHVSKYVETLQEQFSGDFYAVSLTKESRDVVTRFLPKHPSRLAVAIDMEGETFLKHGITTLPYGVLYNTKGDVVWKGHPADLTENRLRSLIRRNRNKGRKGFSNIVRVVETGGGEYASLETYRPERPVEVFINRSKTSENLLYENGKYTHFAGKLDDLVALLGRVSAVQVDVRENDNRFVEVYALNDIWRNGPERILGEVYTATGLNAHTLNKEGEVYRLTVKDPSRLWDAEQLDWGRDSPKFLVDDMQIQADNVTFPELLARLGSLLGAPVVSSYKDNTPRDWKLQHRFFDLMKNQLYDTYGIEITKDTAVYTMVILR; this is translated from the coding sequence ATGAGACAAAAGACAGGGTATATTTTTATATGTTTTTTTATCTGCCTGGGCAGTTTTGCTTTCGGACAGGTAAAGGTAAGCGAGTTTATACAGGCCTCCCGCCTTTCGGAGCCCGGAGATGACAAACTGGTTTTTATCGACTTCTGGGCTACGTGGTGTAAACCCTGTATACATGTCAGCAAGTATGTGGAAACCCTTCAGGAACAATTCTCCGGGGATTTTTATGCGGTTTCGCTAACAAAGGAGTCCAGGGATGTAGTCACCCGTTTTTTGCCCAAACATCCTTCCAGGCTGGCGGTTGCCATAGATATGGAGGGGGAAACTTTTCTCAAACACGGCATCACCACTTTGCCCTACGGCGTACTTTATAATACGAAAGGTGATGTGGTATGGAAAGGACATCCGGCCGATCTTACGGAAAACAGGCTAAGATCGCTCATAAGGCGTAACAGAAATAAGGGCAGGAAGGGTTTTTCCAATATCGTCCGTGTTGTGGAAACCGGAGGCGGAGAATATGCTTCCCTGGAGACGTACCGTCCGGAAAGGCCGGTGGAAGTTTTTATCAACAGGTCGAAAACCTCGGAAAACCTGTTGTATGAAAACGGGAAATACACCCATTTTGCCGGAAAACTGGACGACCTGGTCGCTTTGCTCGGTCGTGTTTCGGCGGTGCAGGTAGATGTCCGGGAAAACGACAACCGTTTTGTGGAAGTTTACGCCCTGAACGACATATGGAGAAACGGCCCGGAAAGAATACTGGGGGAAGTGTATACGGCAACGGGGCTTAATGCCCACACACTGAACAAGGAAGGGGAAGTATACAGGTTAACGGTAAAAGATCCCTCCAGACTATGGGATGCCGAACAACTGGACTGGGGGCGCGATTCTCCCAAATTCCTGGTGGACGATATGCAGATACAGGCAGACAACGTCACTTTTCCGGAATTGCTGGCCCGCCTTGGCAGCCTGTTGGGCGCTCCGGTGGTCAGTTCCTATAAAGACAACACTCCCCGCGACTGGAAATTGCAACACCGTTTTTTTGACCTTATGAAAAACCAGCTGTACGATACCTATGGTATAGAAATCACCAAAGATACGGCGGTGTATACGATGGTGATCCTGCGTTAA
- a CDS encoding D-alanyl-D-alanine carboxypeptidase/D-alanyl-D-alanine-endopeptidase, producing the protein MYKKLFSAFILFVLLLSACGSTKKIRIKKYFDTAFYDRQFVGFALYDPETDKTLYNYQSEKYFTPASNTKIFTLYTALHLLPDTLPALRYAATADTLFIEGTGNPAFLHPYFKEKAAFDFLSEQEKPIALYADNFYDDKFGPGWSWGDYAYYYSPERSAFPVYGNVLTACKENGRTEIIPEHFYEAVRPGKHLQRPRALTENMFYLPKNLGDTLEIPFVTSPELVRELLCDTLKKDVFPTHTPLPRNQKTLYGMVSDSVYRRMMHVSDNFLAEQLLLMSGAAVSDSLNSRNAVEHILDSYLPDIPQKPRWVDGSGLSRYNLFTPASMVYILNRLYRELPRERLFTLFPAGGQSGTLKNTYKSKNGIPYIYAKSGTLSNNHNLSGYILTKSGKTLIFSYMNNHYMHPTGEVKKHMEALFRHIRDNY; encoded by the coding sequence ATGTACAAAAAACTTTTTTCGGCTTTTATTCTTTTTGTCCTCCTGCTTTCCGCCTGTGGCAGCACAAAAAAGATCCGCATAAAAAAATACTTTGATACCGCTTTCTACGACCGTCAATTCGTAGGGTTTGCACTTTACGACCCGGAAACGGACAAAACCCTATACAATTACCAGTCTGAAAAATACTTCACCCCGGCATCCAACACCAAGATATTTACGCTGTATACCGCGCTTCACCTTCTCCCCGACACCCTTCCGGCCCTCCGTTATGCAGCCACCGCAGATACCTTATTTATAGAAGGTACCGGCAATCCCGCCTTCCTCCATCCCTATTTCAAAGAAAAAGCGGCGTTTGATTTTCTTTCGGAACAGGAAAAGCCCATAGCGCTGTACGCAGATAATTTTTATGACGACAAGTTCGGCCCGGGCTGGTCGTGGGGAGATTACGCCTATTATTATTCGCCGGAACGGAGTGCCTTTCCCGTATACGGAAATGTGCTCACGGCCTGTAAAGAAAACGGAAGGACGGAAATTATACCGGAACACTTTTATGAGGCCGTTCGGCCCGGAAAACATCTACAACGTCCGCGAGCGCTTACAGAGAATATGTTTTACCTTCCTAAAAACCTCGGGGATACACTGGAAATCCCGTTCGTAACAAGTCCGGAACTGGTAAGGGAATTGCTGTGCGACACCCTGAAAAAAGACGTTTTCCCGACCCATACTCCCCTGCCCCGGAATCAAAAAACCCTTTACGGGATGGTTTCCGACAGCGTGTACCGGAGAATGATGCACGTAAGTGACAACTTCCTGGCCGAGCAGTTATTGCTTATGTCGGGAGCAGCAGTTTCGGACAGCCTGAACAGCCGTAATGCCGTAGAGCACATCCTGGACAGCTACCTCCCCGATATTCCGCAGAAACCCCGATGGGTGGATGGTTCCGGCCTGTCCCGCTACAACCTTTTTACTCCGGCATCCATGGTGTATATTCTCAACAGATTATACCGGGAATTGCCCCGTGAACGCCTGTTTACCCTTTTTCCCGCCGGGGGGCAATCCGGAACGCTGAAAAACACTTACAAAAGCAAAAACGGCATTCCTTATATCTATGCAAAATCGGGGACCCTTAGCAACAACCACAACCTCAGCGGGTATATTCTGACCAAATCCGGAAAAACGCTAATATTCAGCTATATGAACAATCATTATATGCATCCTACCGGGGAGGTTAAAAAACATATGGAGGCCCTGTTCCGGCATATCCGGGATAATTATTAG
- a CDS encoding sensor histidine kinase, with translation MSAKKIYIIMFVVSVVGLGVVQYQYLRIGLSLARVQFNEKIGRAIQEVKNDLDRENELTFLMGKALTNDDTYFTLSLDSLRDAASHYYRDFLKDRLLVQGIKTDFTYVIYSRDSLLSLHSPGYVENGGDRLRYPVELTGYLPELTGKRMVTELQFRDINSYFLSQLNGLTIPGLIFIIAIVVVIVWVLKSLYRQHSIITTTNDFINNLTHELKTPVFSIGLATKMLLGKEKETENIRFLNIIKQQNERLKEHIDKVLQLATLEKKKKYIKPEETDLYPHLQKFAEDFKEMTAMEGVDFSYKLHGDRYPVRAEVPHLLNAVGNLLDNAKKYGKKDPVVFLEVYTEAEKLYISVEDNGMGISEKDRKKMFEKFFRGTTGDIHRVEGYGLGLNYVKRVVRSHKGKIRVDSEEGKGSCITIVIPLLKSDKTTHEKRRKHK, from the coding sequence GTGAGTGCAAAAAAGATTTATATCATTATGTTCGTGGTCTCCGTTGTCGGACTGGGCGTGGTGCAATATCAATACCTCCGTATAGGACTGAGCCTGGCCAGGGTACAGTTCAATGAGAAAATAGGACGGGCGATACAGGAGGTGAAAAACGACCTGGACCGTGAAAATGAGCTGACCTTCCTCATGGGGAAGGCCCTTACGAACGACGATACCTATTTTACACTGAGCCTGGACAGTCTCAGGGATGCAGCGAGCCATTATTACAGGGATTTTTTAAAGGATCGCTTGCTCGTACAGGGGATCAAGACCGATTTTACCTACGTCATCTATTCCAGAGATTCCCTGCTGTCCCTTCATTCGCCGGGCTATGTGGAAAACGGGGGAGACCGACTCAGGTACCCTGTTGAGTTGACAGGATATCTTCCCGAACTCACGGGAAAGCGGATGGTAACGGAATTGCAGTTCCGGGATATCAATTCGTATTTTCTTTCCCAGCTCAATGGCCTTACCATTCCGGGACTGATCTTTATAATAGCCATAGTTGTGGTAATCGTCTGGGTATTGAAGTCGCTCTACAGGCAGCACAGTATCATTACCACGACCAACGATTTTATCAATAACCTGACCCACGAACTGAAAACGCCTGTGTTTTCCATTGGCCTGGCTACAAAAATGCTCCTGGGAAAAGAAAAGGAGACGGAAAATATCCGTTTTCTGAATATCATAAAACAACAGAACGAGAGGTTGAAGGAGCACATAGACAAAGTATTGCAACTGGCCACCCTGGAAAAGAAAAAGAAATATATAAAACCGGAAGAAACCGATCTCTACCCGCACCTGCAAAAGTTTGCAGAAGACTTCAAGGAAATGACTGCGATGGAAGGTGTGGACTTCAGTTACAAACTGCACGGCGACCGCTATCCGGTCCGGGCGGAGGTTCCGCATTTGCTGAATGCCGTGGGGAACCTGCTCGACAATGCCAAAAAGTACGGTAAAAAAGATCCTGTGGTTTTTCTGGAGGTTTATACGGAAGCAGAAAAACTATATATTTCTGTGGAGGATAATGGCATGGGAATTTCGGAAAAGGACAGGAAAAAGATGTTTGAAAAATTTTTCCGGGGGACAACGGGAGATATTCATCGGGTAGAAGGTTACGGGCTGGGACTCAATTACGTAAAACGGGTGGTCCGGAGCCATAAAGGCAAAATACGGGTGGATTCCGAAGAAGGAAAAGGAAGTTGTATAACTATTGTGATCCCCTTGTTAAAAAGCGATAAAACAACACATGAAAAGAGACGAAAGCACAAATAA
- a CDS encoding OmpA family protein: MRTNFLLLSGFFAATFGVAAQGLPDNPDPGKCYVKCITKDEFEEVEETVEVHPAYTKLEVVPATYKTVEERVLVKEASKKLVYVPAVYETTEVPYVKKEGRTDLEVVPASFGDDTKTFEVYPQTSGWEYQTLEDCPSSNKEDCITACFVEYPAQSQDVAITTLVQDAGTNNIPVSEENTTYTKEVIKEPARMEEVEIPAEYATITRQVVETPATTKEVTVPAEYTTVTRTVLKKKGGITTWEEIDCELLNPTILPIFYEYNSARLTPKSKQVIDDTLLPILREKNVSIELMSHTDSRGNDDYNMALSQQRAESVVNYLVAKGISRSRLLAKGYGETRLVNRCSNGVECSEAEHQRNRRTEFRILGNQ; the protein is encoded by the coding sequence ATGAGAACAAATTTCCTCCTGTTATCTGGTTTTTTTGCAGCAACATTCGGTGTGGCCGCACAGGGATTGCCCGACAACCCGGACCCAGGTAAATGCTATGTGAAATGTATTACCAAAGATGAGTTTGAAGAAGTGGAAGAAACCGTAGAGGTACATCCCGCGTACACCAAACTCGAGGTAGTTCCCGCTACATATAAAACCGTGGAAGAACGCGTGCTGGTAAAAGAGGCCAGTAAAAAACTGGTTTACGTCCCTGCAGTATATGAAACCACTGAAGTTCCTTATGTAAAAAAGGAAGGAAGAACAGACCTGGAAGTGGTACCCGCTTCTTTTGGTGATGACACCAAGACTTTTGAAGTGTACCCCCAGACCTCGGGCTGGGAATACCAAACGCTCGAAGACTGTCCTTCATCCAATAAGGAAGATTGTATTACGGCCTGCTTTGTGGAATATCCTGCGCAAAGCCAGGATGTGGCCATAACCACACTCGTACAGGATGCGGGAACCAATAACATCCCCGTTTCCGAAGAAAATACCACCTACACCAAGGAGGTGATCAAGGAACCGGCGAGAATGGAAGAGGTGGAAATACCTGCCGAATACGCTACCATAACCAGACAGGTAGTTGAAACTCCGGCTACCACAAAAGAGGTGACCGTACCTGCGGAATACACTACGGTAACAAGGACCGTCCTCAAGAAAAAAGGAGGTATCACCACATGGGAAGAAATTGACTGTGAATTGCTCAACCCCACTATCTTACCGATATTCTACGAATACAACAGTGCACGGCTCACTCCGAAATCGAAACAAGTGATAGACGACACCCTGCTGCCCATCCTCCGGGAAAAGAACGTAAGCATAGAGTTGATGTCGCACACCGACTCCAGGGGTAATGACGATTACAACATGGCACTTTCCCAGCAACGGGCAGAGTCTGTAGTAAATTACCTGGTTGCCAAAGGGATTTCCAGGAGCAGGCTTCTTGCCAAGGGATATGGTGAAACCCGTCTTGTTAACCGTTGTTCAAATGGTGTAGAATGCTCTGAAGCAGAACACCAGCGAAACCGAAGAACCGAATTCCGTATACTGGGGAATCAATAA
- a CDS encoding VCBS repeat-containing protein → MFRKTVILSFTLLAIACDRKTKNAENTKEDSPTLFTLLPAEETGIRFVNEVKNRKDFNIFKYRNFYNGGGVAIGDIDNDSLPDVYLTANMGENKLYKNLGSMRFEDITSKAGVGGTKAWSTGVVMVDINSDGLLDIYVCNAGSVEGDDQENELFINNGDGTFAEKAKEYNLADSGFTTHAAFFDYDGDGDLDVYILNNSFIPVNSLGYSNKRDLRAGDWNVPDMFKGGGDKLMRNDNGTFTDVSEEAGIYGSLIGFGLGVTIGDINGDLLPDIYVSNDFYERDYMYINNDNGTFTEDIKNRASHLSFSSMGADMADINNNGRPDIFVTDMLPEDDERLKTTTSFNRYDLYNLMLNRDFYHQYMQNTLQLNTGQQKFSEIAHFSGVSKTDWSWGALLFDMDNDGHKDIYVCNGINHDLTDQDFIDFFANDFIRNMVATGKKEVIDTLINRMPSTPVPNYAFRNNKDLTFTDATTDWGFDIPSFSNGAAYADLDNDGDLDLVINNVNQELFVFKNNADTFTENAYLKIKLEGEKPNTFGIGSVVEIYSGNEIIRQELIPSRGFQSSIDYVMTIGLGTKRIDSLRVIWPDKRTQVLQDIKPNEALVLKQQDATGSFIRKKRETEKTLLTEVPVEMEAHREPTYIDFDYEGLISKMLSREGPAIAVADIDGDGNEDIFTGGAKDQSGSIYLQKSNGNFVKTTQPALEQDSRFEDTAAAFFDCNGDGYPDLLTGSGGNEVTGPKNYKNRLYINDGKGNFTKAPGEVPSTRHNTSVIAAHDFDDDGDTDVFIGSRSVPGIYGITPDHLLLENDGKGNFKDITESRAFDLKEVGMITDARWADMDGDGKKDLVVAGDWMAPTVLKNSGKRLQRIATSLDELTGWWNTLEVADLNNDGKQDLVLGNQGGNTPYKTSAETPMKMFVNDFDNNGTIEQVVTRTINGKDVPVALKKEITAQMSFLKKQNLKFSDYATKSIDELFPENVLKKSIQKTAVTAKSVVALNNGNNDFSISELPREVQFSCMCSITTTDINGNGTTDLIMGGNNYHFKPQFSRLDANYGAVLSNDGQGGFNWVDYDTSGFFVSGEVKYIHPVISKNGDTYYFVARNNSTPLLFKKGK, encoded by the coding sequence ATGTTTCGAAAAACCGTCATATTATCTTTCACCCTTCTGGCCATAGCCTGTGACCGCAAAACAAAAAACGCGGAAAACACAAAAGAAGATTCCCCTACCCTGTTTACCCTGCTTCCTGCCGAAGAAACGGGCATCCGGTTTGTCAACGAGGTAAAGAACAGGAAAGATTTCAATATTTTCAAGTACCGGAACTTCTACAACGGAGGTGGCGTAGCCATAGGTGATATCGACAACGACAGTCTCCCGGATGTCTATCTCACTGCTAACATGGGAGAAAACAAACTCTACAAAAACCTGGGAAGCATGCGGTTTGAAGATATCACCAGTAAGGCAGGTGTCGGGGGAACCAAGGCATGGTCCACCGGCGTGGTTATGGTAGACATCAACAGTGACGGCCTACTCGACATTTATGTCTGTAATGCAGGTTCCGTAGAAGGTGACGACCAGGAAAACGAGCTTTTTATCAATAACGGCGACGGCACCTTTGCGGAAAAGGCAAAAGAATACAACCTGGCCGACAGCGGGTTTACCACACACGCCGCATTCTTCGATTACGACGGCGACGGCGATCTCGACGTATATATCCTTAACAACAGCTTTATCCCGGTAAACAGCCTGGGGTATTCCAATAAAAGGGATCTGAGGGCCGGGGACTGGAATGTTCCGGACATGTTTAAAGGCGGCGGGGACAAGCTTATGCGCAATGACAATGGCACTTTTACCGACGTTAGCGAAGAAGCGGGCATCTATGGCAGCCTCATCGGGTTCGGGCTGGGGGTTACCATAGGAGATATCAATGGCGACCTCCTTCCCGATATTTATGTTTCCAACGACTTCTACGAACGGGACTACATGTATATTAACAACGATAACGGGACTTTCACGGAAGACATAAAAAACAGGGCCTCACATCTCAGTTTCTCCTCCATGGGAGCCGATATGGCCGATATTAACAACAACGGCCGGCCCGATATTTTTGTTACCGATATGCTCCCCGAAGACGACGAAAGACTAAAGACCACCACCTCGTTCAACCGTTACGACCTTTACAACCTTATGCTAAACCGGGACTTTTATCATCAATACATGCAGAATACGCTTCAGTTGAACACGGGGCAGCAGAAGTTTTCCGAAATCGCACATTTCAGCGGAGTGTCCAAAACCGACTGGAGCTGGGGAGCACTCCTTTTTGATATGGACAATGACGGGCATAAGGACATCTATGTGTGTAACGGTATTAACCACGACCTCACCGACCAGGATTTTATCGATTTCTTTGCCAACGATTTTATCCGCAACATGGTCGCTACAGGCAAAAAGGAAGTGATCGACACCCTTATCAACAGGATGCCCAGCACTCCCGTGCCCAATTATGCTTTCCGCAACAATAAAGACCTCACTTTTACAGACGCTACAACCGACTGGGGCTTTGACATTCCCAGCTTTTCCAATGGCGCTGCCTATGCCGACCTGGATAATGACGGTGATCTTGATCTCGTTATCAATAATGTGAACCAGGAACTTTTTGTCTTTAAAAACAATGCGGATACATTTACGGAAAACGCTTATCTGAAAATCAAACTCGAAGGGGAAAAGCCCAATACCTTCGGTATAGGAAGTGTCGTCGAAATATACAGTGGTAACGAGATCATCCGGCAGGAACTGATCCCCAGCAGAGGGTTCCAGTCTTCAATAGACTACGTGATGACCATTGGCCTGGGAACAAAACGGATTGACTCGCTCCGCGTAATCTGGCCGGACAAAAGGACGCAGGTACTGCAGGACATAAAGCCGAACGAAGCACTCGTCTTAAAACAACAGGATGCCACCGGTAGTTTCATCCGCAAAAAAAGGGAGACAGAGAAAACCCTGCTCACCGAAGTCCCGGTGGAGATGGAAGCCCACCGCGAACCCACCTATATCGATTTCGACTATGAAGGTCTCATATCGAAAATGCTGTCCAGGGAAGGTCCGGCCATCGCCGTTGCCGATATTGACGGGGACGGTAATGAAGATATTTTTACAGGGGGCGCCAAAGACCAGTCCGGCAGCATATACCTTCAAAAAAGCAATGGCAACTTTGTAAAAACCACACAGCCTGCCCTGGAACAGGACAGCCGTTTCGAAGACACCGCAGCCGCTTTTTTTGACTGTAACGGGGACGGTTATCCCGATCTGTTGACAGGTTCGGGCGGAAACGAGGTTACCGGACCCAAAAATTATAAGAACCGGCTTTACATCAATGACGGAAAAGGAAACTTCACAAAGGCCCCAGGCGAAGTCCCTTCAACACGGCATAATACTTCCGTGATCGCAGCCCACGATTTTGATGATGACGGCGATACGGATGTTTTTATTGGCAGCCGGAGCGTTCCCGGTATCTATGGCATAACTCCGGACCACCTGCTGCTGGAAAACGACGGGAAAGGCAACTTTAAAGATATCACCGAGAGCAGGGCATTCGACCTGAAAGAAGTAGGAATGATCACCGATGCCCGCTGGGCCGATATGGACGGCGACGGTAAAAAAGATCTCGTCGTGGCAGGTGACTGGATGGCCCCCACAGTACTGAAAAACTCGGGGAAAAGGTTACAGCGCATCGCCACATCCCTGGACGAGCTTACCGGATGGTGGAATACCCTGGAAGTGGCCGACCTCAACAACGACGGAAAACAGGACCTCGTACTGGGCAACCAGGGCGGGAACACGCCTTACAAAACCTCCGCGGAAACGCCGATGAAAATGTTCGTGAATGATTTTGACAACAACGGAACCATCGAACAGGTAGTTACCCGCACCATTAACGGCAAGGACGTACCCGTAGCCCTGAAAAAGGAGATCACTGCCCAGATGTCGTTCCTCAAAAAACAAAACCTGAAATTTTCCGACTATGCCACAAAGTCCATAGACGAACTCTTCCCGGAGAATGTTTTAAAAAAATCCATACAGAAAACCGCCGTTACGGCAAAAAGTGTCGTGGCCCTGAATAACGGGAACAATGATTTTTCAATATCCGAACTCCCCCGCGAAGTACAGTTTTCCTGTATGTGCAGCATTACCACTACCGATATAAACGGCAACGGTACTACAGACCTTATTATGGGCGGAAACAATTATCACTTTAAACCGCAATTTTCCCGCCTGGATGCCAACTACGGTGCAGTACTGTCCAATGACGGACAGGGCGGTTTTAACTGGGTAGATTACGATACTTCCGGTTTCTTTGTCTCCGGGGAGGTAAAATACATACACCCGGTCATCAGTAAAAACGGGGATACCTATTACTTTGTTGCCAGGAACAACAGTACCCCGCTGCTATTCAAAAAAGGGAAATAA
- a CDS encoding response regulator transcription factor: MKRDESTNNPANILLVEDDASLGYLLTEYLQMKDLHVVWTKNGKEGLAQVEKYPFDLCIIDVMMPEMDGFTLAGHIQRNHPETPFLFLTARSLKIDVLKGFALGAVDYLKKPIDEEELVVRIKNLLSRIGKTEEIPQKKDKYLLGRYTFFPEKLQLVYDGEVTHLTSRENELLTYLLNHRNKLCRHKDILTLLWGRNDYFNRKSLNVFISRLRKYLSRDPSVQIDNIHNQGFLLRTE; this comes from the coding sequence ATGAAAAGAGACGAAAGCACAAATAATCCGGCAAACATTTTACTCGTGGAGGACGATGCTTCCCTGGGGTACCTGCTTACCGAATACCTGCAAATGAAAGATTTGCATGTAGTATGGACCAAAAACGGGAAAGAAGGGCTGGCGCAGGTGGAAAAATATCCGTTTGACCTGTGTATCATAGATGTGATGATGCCCGAAATGGATGGCTTTACCCTTGCCGGGCATATTCAGCGGAATCACCCGGAAACCCCGTTCCTGTTTCTCACGGCCAGATCACTGAAGATCGATGTGCTCAAGGGTTTTGCACTCGGGGCGGTGGACTATCTCAAGAAACCGATCGATGAAGAGGAACTGGTGGTGCGTATCAAAAACCTGTTGTCACGGATCGGGAAAACGGAAGAAATACCGCAAAAAAAGGACAAATATCTGCTGGGGAGATATACTTTTTTCCCGGAAAAACTCCAGCTCGTTTACGATGGTGAAGTGACACATCTCACCTCAAGGGAAAACGAACTGCTGACCTACCTGCTGAACCACCGGAACAAGTTGTGCAGGCACAAGGACATCCTTACCCTGTTGTGGGGCAGGAACGATTATTTTAACCGCAAGAGCCTGAACGTGTTTATTTCCAGGTTGCGAAAATACCTTTCCAGGGACCCTTCCGTCCAGATCGACAATATACACAACCAGGGCTTTCTGTTAAGAACAGAGTAG
- a CDS encoding transporter, giving the protein MKTILAAGSYFFLLYCCINGLYAQGCVAIRHFSSCSGNHLESNLLGEGDWQIGMNYRYFKSFRHFRGTHEEPDRVTNNTEVINHAHAWDFTATYGISDRLFAILTVPVVINTRSSLYEHGRDERHTTFSRGFADIRIGGGYWLFDPQEHINGNIAVGLGIKLPTGNYNASDIFYNAGENNQPQVRPVDQSIQPGDGGFGIALDFQYYQKLWDRFHTYGGGFYLINPRETNRVRTFRETLSPILENEAIMSVPDQFALRAGVSYTLSPATGISLGARFEGVPVEDLVGGSEGFRRPGNVLSVDPGISYMKNNIAMNLNVPVAVRRNRPQSVTDRETEQRTGEPRNGDAAFADYLINFGITYRFPAKNKTKTPEIW; this is encoded by the coding sequence ATGAAAACCATACTTGCTGCGGGAAGCTATTTCTTCCTGCTGTATTGCTGCATAAACGGGCTTTACGCCCAGGGATGCGTTGCTATCCGGCATTTTTCTTCATGCAGCGGAAACCATCTGGAATCTAACCTGCTTGGCGAGGGCGACTGGCAAATAGGAATGAACTATCGCTATTTCAAATCGTTCCGCCACTTCCGCGGAACCCATGAAGAACCGGACAGGGTTACCAATAATACGGAGGTGATCAACCATGCCCATGCGTGGGATTTTACGGCGACCTACGGCATCAGCGACCGTTTGTTTGCCATCCTTACCGTACCGGTGGTGATCAATACCCGGTCATCGCTTTACGAACACGGAAGGGACGAACGTCATACCACCTTTTCCCGCGGTTTTGCCGATATCCGTATTGGCGGCGGGTACTGGCTTTTCGACCCACAGGAGCATATAAACGGAAATATTGCTGTCGGCCTCGGAATTAAATTGCCTACCGGAAATTACAATGCTTCGGACATTTTCTATAATGCGGGTGAAAACAACCAGCCCCAGGTACGCCCTGTAGACCAGTCCATTCAACCCGGTGACGGTGGTTTCGGAATAGCGCTGGACTTCCAGTATTATCAGAAACTGTGGGACCGATTCCATACTTACGGAGGCGGATTCTACCTGATAAATCCCAGGGAAACCAACAGAGTACGTACCTTCCGTGAAACACTGAGTCCCATACTGGAGAACGAAGCCATCATGTCCGTACCCGATCAGTTCGCCCTGAGGGCCGGAGTGAGCTACACCCTGTCCCCCGCCACCGGGATTTCACTCGGGGCAAGGTTCGAAGGGGTGCCTGTGGAAGACCTCGTGGGCGGCAGTGAAGGTTTTCGCAGACCGGGGAATGTGCTGTCTGTTGATCCCGGTATCAGTTATATGAAAAACAATATTGCCATGAATCTCAATGTTCCTGTTGCGGTAAGAAGAAATCGTCCGCAAAGTGTCACCGACAGGGAAACCGAGCAACGTACCGGCGAACCCAGGAACGGCGATGCCGCTTTTGCCGATTACCTCATCAACTTCGGAATAACATACAGGTTCCCGGCAAAAAACAAGACAAAAACACCGGAAATATGGTAA